GTATTGTAGAAAAAAAGACTCGTTTAGGAGACTGGGAACTAGATACAGTCATAGGGGCAGGACATAAAGGCGTAATTGTATCAATGGTAGAAAGAACTTCCAAGCTAACTAAGCTCGCCAAAGTTTCTCATAAAACTGCAGAGGAAGTAAGTCAAGCGTTAATTGAACAACTTAAACCTATCAAAGATTTTGTACACACATTAACAGCAGACAACGGAAAAGAATTTGCCTATCACCAAATGGTTAGTTTCGAGCTAGAGACAGACTTCTACTTTGCAACGCCCTACCATTCTTGGGAAAGAGGCTTAAATGAGCATACAAACGGACTAGTTAGGCAATATTTTCCTAAAACACAAAGCTTTTTAGATACGACTTCCAAGGATATAGAAAGGGTGGAAACTTTACTAAATAACAGACCTAGAAAGGCTCTCAACTTCGAAACTCCACTAGAAGTGTTTACGAGATTATCTACAAACATGCTATGCTCGGGTGCACAATAGATGTTTTTTCAAGTATTTATATGTTCTTTTTTGTGCACTTCAAGGTTGAAAGGGCCAAAGATAAACGACAGGGAGGACAGCTTTATAGAGAGCTCCGTCATCGAGGGAAAAAATATAACAAGCAGAGAAAGGGAGCTTCTGGAAGAGGGAACATGCCTGGTCGTATAGATATTAAGCAACGGCCTTGTATTGTAGAAAAAAAGACTCGTTTAGGAGACTGGGAACTAGATACAGTCATAGGGGCAGGACATAAAGGCGTAATTGTATCAATGGTAGAAAGAACTTCCAAGCTAACTAAGCTCGCCAAAGTTTCTCATAAAACTGCAGAGGAAGTAAGTCAAGCGTTAATTGAACAACTTAAACCTATCAAAGATTTTGTACACACATTAACAGCAGACAACGGAAAAGAATTTGCCTATCACCAAATGGTTAGTTTCGAGCTAGAGACAGACTTCTACTTTGCAACGCCCTACCATTCTTGGGAAAGAGGCTTAAATGAGCATACAAACGGACTAGTTAGGCAATATTTTCCTAAAACACAAAGCTTTTTAGATACGACTTCCAAGGATATAGAAAGGGTGGAAACTTTACTAAATAACAGACCTAGAAAGGCTCTCAACTTCGAAACTCCACTAGAAGTGTTTACGAGATTATCTACAAACATGCTATGCTCGGGTGCACAATAGATGTTTTTTCAAGTATTTATATGTTCTTTTTTGTGCACTTCAAGGTTGAAAGGGCCCATTGAAAAATAAGAGAAAAACTCCTAAAAGAAAACACGCAAGAGTAACTACAGGCTTATTTGATTCTAAAAAAGAGTACCAAGAGTTGCTATCAACTTGTAGAGAAAAGTATCCAGACCAGACTGACCTTAATATATTTTTGTTTGCAAGAGAATGTATAATGCACCAGGAAACTGAAATAAAACTCAATCGGAAGGAGTGCCAAGCAATTGTAGGAGGATTAAAAATCACCGACTTTAAAAAGATTCCCTATATATTAAAGGATGATTTTCAAGATAGAATTTGTGGTATTTCTAAAAAGCCGATTTATAAAGTAGTTGCTATACGAGAATCAGCTGATAGTGACCCGATTTATTATGAATGGTCTAATTTAGTTAGAGCTGTTGAAAATGAAAAGGTTCCAGAAAACTGGCCTAAAACCGTGCTGTTTGGCCCTGAAGAAGTTGTAGTAGATCATTTAGCAACAAAAAATATACAAAACAGACTAAAAAAAGCTGCCTTAAAGTCTAACATTACACGAAGAGCACGGGCAGTTCTTAAGCAACTTGATAAACAAAAAGGGTTCTTAGAAGCAATGAAAGAGCTTAGTCTAGCAGATATAGTTGGGTGCAAGATAGATAAAGAATGTATATCATCAATCGATGATAGATTACTGAGCAATGCCAAATTAGACATAGAGAAATTAAGGGGGGAGGAATGTCTTCAATAATTCTTACTTCAGCCGTTTGGTATATCCTTCCCAAAGGAATAAAATACTTAACGACAGATTGCGAAACTCCTTCCCAATCAAAAATGAGGTACATTCGAACAAAATTATTGGGTTGCAAACATGCTTTGGAAAATCTTGCTCATACAAATGCACTTACAAAATTTTTCTATAAGGTCTTAGAAATTCCTTATGCTCGTATGTGGATTGCTGTATTGACTGCTCCCGTTGTTAAACAAGTCCTGCCTTTTAAGTCCCCTACGGATAGGTTGTTACAAATAGCTATCTGTTATTCTCTATTTAGTTCTAAGTATTTTTTGCAAAGCTTTATGAAAAGTTCGCAAGGAATAGAATGCATTGCTAGTCTTTGGGTCTTGAAAATACTACATACCGGTGTAGGTTTGGACTTTATAAAGAGTCTTTTATCTGAAAATCTTTGGAAAACATACCCTTTTAAACAGATGAGGACAGTCTTAGAACTTCGATTACACCCTTCTGATGCCTATGATTTTTTAAGAGCAAAAGATAAAGAGGGTTTATTAAACGTCTTAGAAAGGATAAAGCATTATAAATCCGATAGAGAAGTTAAGCAGTTGCTAACTATCGTAAAAAGCAGACATCCGGAGAGATTTGGTATTTTAGAAGAAGATCCTCTAGCGCATCTGCCCCAAAAAACTCGAGAAATATTATTCAGTCTATCTAATTTTGGAAGCAATCGTAGTATTTTGGATGAAGCAAGGGGGAATAGAATTTTCTTACAAGAGTTGTTTAGAGGTTTTTCTAGCTTATGGGAATATGTATCAGACATACCCAGCTACGTATTCCCATCTCTAATGGAGAGTCAGTATGAGCGTTTACTTCCCGAACTCCCTGATTATCCTGAAGACATACACGATACCGATCCGATTCTCAGTAGGATCCAGTGCTCTCTTTTACTCAGACCGATTCGATCTGCTGTTGTAGATCCCACGAATCAGCAAACCATTTATGATTTAGGTGCTTTAAAAGCGTATCTTAAACATGATAGCGTTTCTCCTATTACAAGAAAAGAGATCCCCGTAGATTTTGATCCAAAATCAGATAGAGGGAGTAAATATGATACGATACTTAGATATCGAAAGGCTTGTTTGCGACTAGAAAAGTTAAAAGATCCTAAAGAGTTTATGGCTAACCTTAAGCAGGTGTTTACGGAGATTTCTCAGCTAAACAGCCCAAGCCATGTTAAACAAGCCTCAAAAGAGGTTCGTGACTTTTTTCAAGAAGGATTTTTAAATACGTATGATACTAGAGGTCTTGAATATAATGATTGGACGAGAGATTTTGCTCGTAGAACGGGTGTTACTGATCAGGCACAATATTTCTATTGGGAATGTAAATTGAGGCATAATTATGATCTGAATATGCGTGATGCATTTACTAATTTTGGAGTGAAAAAGTGGATAAGACTTCCTGATGAAATACTTGGACCTGAAGATTTTGATGCATTGGGGAACAGAAAGCCGGTTGAGTCTTTTGCGCCTACGATTGAAAATTTTGACCAATACCGTTTTATCAAGGAAGAAGTTAAAAGAGAAATACAAAAAATTCAAACAGAGAAAGAAGAATTAATCCAAGCTTTTTCGTAGATTGTTTAAAAAAGGGATATTTTATGTTACTAAATCAATGTATCTATAGTGGTTCCGATTCAATCGTATAGAAAAATATTTTGTTTTGTGTTAAGCTATTGAGCATGAAAAAACTGACCCCTAGCCAGAGAGCTGACTTAGAACACAAGTTAAAGCATCCAAAAGACTATTCTGAACGGAATAGGCTTTGTGTAATTTTGGGCTATGATGAGGGTATCTCAACAAAAAATCTTGCTAAAACGCTCCGGATAAGCCCTATCACTGTTCAGGAATACCTCAGAGAATATGATTCCGAAAATAAAACTGGAAGTAGCCCTCGAGGCGGTAGCAAATCAAAACTTTCACAAGACCAAACAGAGTCTCTAACACCTACAGGAAAAGACCTATCTTAAAGTCAAAGGGATCATAGCTTATGTGCATGAGCAATAGGGGATAAAATATTCCCGAAGTGGCATGACAGATTGGCTCATACAGCACGGATTTGCTTATAAACGCCCTAAAAAGATTCCTGGGAAATTAGATCCTGAAAAACAACGAATTTTCATAGAACAATATAGGGCTTTAAAGGAGACCTTAAACCCTGATGAAGAGATCTATTTCATAGACGCTGTGCATCCTGAACATCAGTCCCAAGCCGTATGTGGATGGATCAAAAAAGGCGTTCAAAAGACTTTGCAGACATCCGGGAAACAATTGCGATTGCATTTTGCTAGAGCTCTTTGCCTGACAGGAATGAAGATTTTTACAGAGGAATATAAGACAGTTGATGCCGATGCAATGCTCGATTTTTTCAAGAAGCTAGAAAAACAGACAGAGCCTCGAATGATTCATGTAACTTTGGATAATGCGAGATCAAACAAAAATAAGAAACTAGAAGAGTTTCTGATGTCTTCTAGAATTAAAGTGCACTATCTCCCTCCTTATTCGCCGAATTTGAACCCTATTGAACGCTTGTGGAAGATCTTAGAGCCTGTTTAAAATCTTCTCATTAAGGTATAATGATAGTTTTCATAAAACCTTTGGAGGTAGTTATGACCCGCTCTTATCCAAGCGATATTTCTCGTAAACAATTTAGCAAAATCCATCTAATACTTGAGTCTACACGCAAAAAAACACGTCCACGAAGAGTTGATCTATAGGATATTTTTTGTGGAATTTTGTACATTTTAAAAAGTGGTTGCCAGTGGCGTATGTTACCCATAGAATATCCTAAATGGGAATGATGTGATTATTATTTCCCTCTTTGGAATAAAAAAGAGGATAAAAATTCTAAGAGCATTCTTGAAATAGTTTTAAAAAAAATGGGTTGGCGAGGTCAGAAAAAGCAGTGGTCGAAAAGAGAAAACAAGCTTTGTAATTATTGATGCTCAAAGTGTTAAAAATACTGATACAGCGGAAAAGATAAGGATATGATGCAGGGAAAAAAATATCAGGAATAAAAAGACATATAGCAGTCGATAGCCAAGGGCTTCCTCATGCGATTCACATTACCACCGCTAATATCACTGACAGAAATGGGTGTATAGAAGCATTTTCACTACATAAAAACCATTTGTTCGGTGTAAAAAATGTTTTAGCAGATGGAGGATATTCTGGAGAAAAATTTGCAAAGAGTGTGCAGGAGATATTAGGATGTATAGTAGAAATAGCCAAAAGAAATACACTTCATACTTTTACAGTTATTCCCAAAAGATGGGTTGTAGAGCTTTCTTTTGCGTGGATAGAAAAATGTCGCAGGCTATGGAAAAATTGCGAAAGAAAACTACATACAAGCCTGAATATGGTGGTTCTTGCTTTTATTGCTCTACTTTTGAAAAGATTTTAAACAGGCTCTTAAAGGAAAAGACGGTATACAATCGATATTACGAAACGTCGGTGACTTTTTTTCAGGCAATTAGAGGATTCTTCTTAGAAGAGATACCGAAAATAACAGATATTTTGAAATGTAGGATAAACGACAAGTTTCAAGTCGTTGACTTAAATCCCATTAAGCTAGCCGTTTGAATCGGCACTAGTATAGAACCTATTTTCACATAAGCCAGAGCTATAATATCAGTGAAAGTACAGCTTATAAAACAATAAAATGGGTAGAATACACCCTGATAAAACA
This is a stretch of genomic DNA from Candidatus Rhabdochlamydia oedothoracis. It encodes these proteins:
- a CDS encoding IS30 family transposase; this encodes MHFKVERAKDKRQGGQLYRELRHRGKKYNKQRKGASGRGNMPGRIDIKQRPCIVEKKTRLGDWELDTVIGAGHKGVIVSMVERTSKLTKLAKVSHKTAEEVSQALIEQLKPIKDFVHTLTADNGKEFAYHQMVSFELETDFYFATPYHSWERGLNEHTNGLVRQYFPKTQSFLDTTSKDIERVETLLNNRPRKALNFETPLEVFTRLSTNMLCSGAQ
- a CDS encoding helix-turn-helix domain-containing protein; translation: MKKLTPSQRADLEHKLKHPKDYSERNRLCVILGYDEGISTKNLAKTLRISPITVQEYLREYDSENKTGSSPRGGSKSKLSQDQTESLTPTGKDLS
- a CDS encoding IS630 family transposase; its protein translation is MKYSRSGMTDWLIQHGFAYKRPKKIPGKLDPEKQRIFIEQYRALKETLNPDEEIYFIDAVHPEHQSQAVCGWIKKGVQKTLQTSGKQLRLHFARALCLTGMKIFTEEYKTVDADAMLDFFKKLEKQTEPRMIHVTLDNARSNKNKKLEEFLMSSRIKVHYLPPYSPNLNPIERLWKILEPV